A single window of Streptomyces xanthii DNA harbors:
- the map gene encoding type I methionyl aminopeptidase, with protein MVQIKTPEQIRKMREAGLVVAAIHAATREAAVPGATTRDLDEVARKVIAEHGAKSNFLGYGGFPATICTSKNEVVVHGIPSENVVLEDGDIISIDCGAIVDGWHGDAAYTAFVGSGHAPELLELSRVTEESMWAGIAAMKAGNRLVDISRAIETYIRRQPKPGGGKYGIVEDYGGHGIGTEMHMDPHLLNYVERRRGKGPKLVPGFCLAIEPMVSLGTPKTEVLEDDWTVITTDGTWSSHWEHSVALTEEGPLVLTSPDGGKAKLAEMGVTAAPDPLA; from the coding sequence ATGGTGCAGATCAAGACCCCCGAGCAGATTCGCAAGATGCGGGAGGCGGGGCTTGTCGTCGCGGCGATCCATGCCGCGACCCGGGAGGCGGCCGTTCCGGGCGCGACGACGCGGGACCTCGACGAGGTCGCCCGCAAGGTGATCGCGGAGCACGGCGCGAAGTCGAACTTCCTCGGGTACGGGGGCTTCCCCGCGACGATCTGCACCTCGAAGAACGAGGTCGTCGTCCACGGCATCCCGAGCGAGAACGTCGTCCTGGAGGACGGCGACATCATCTCCATCGACTGCGGCGCGATCGTCGACGGCTGGCACGGGGACGCCGCGTACACCGCGTTCGTGGGCTCCGGTCACGCTCCGGAGCTGCTCGAGCTCTCCCGGGTGACCGAGGAGTCGATGTGGGCCGGCATCGCCGCGATGAAGGCCGGCAACCGGCTCGTGGACATCTCCCGCGCCATCGAGACGTACATCCGCCGCCAGCCGAAGCCGGGCGGCGGCAAGTACGGGATCGTCGAGGACTACGGCGGCCACGGCATCGGCACCGAGATGCACATGGACCCGCACCTGCTGAACTACGTCGAGCGCCGCCGCGGCAAGGGCCCGAAGCTGGTCCCCGGCTTCTGCCTCGCGATCGAGCCGATGGTCTCGCTCGGCACCCCGAAGACCGAGGTCCTCGAGGACGACTGGACGGTCATCACGACGGACGGCACCTGGTCCTCGCACTGGGAGCACTCGGTCGCCCTGACCGAAGAGGGCCCCTTGGTCCTGACCTCCCCCGACGGCGGCAAGGCGAAGCTGGCGGAGATGGGCGTGACGGCGGCGCCGGATCCGTTGGCGTAG
- a CDS encoding adenylate kinase encodes MRIVLVGPPGAGKGTQAAFLAKNLSIPHISTGDLFRANISQGTELGKKAKSYMDAGQLVPDEVTIGMAKDRMEQPDAVNGFLLDGFPRNVSQAEALDVALQADDVKLDAVLDLEVPEDEVVKRIAGRRICRNDSAHVFHVEYKQPKTEGVCDVCGGELYQRDDDQEETVRKRLEVYHTQTEPIIGYYQAQGLVKTISALGKVDEVTAKAMEALGR; translated from the coding sequence ATGCGAATCGTCCTCGTCGGGCCGCCTGGTGCAGGCAAGGGAACGCAGGCCGCGTTCCTTGCCAAGAACCTGTCGATCCCGCACATCTCCACGGGCGACCTCTTCCGTGCCAACATCAGCCAGGGCACGGAGCTGGGCAAGAAGGCCAAGTCCTACATGGACGCCGGCCAGCTCGTCCCGGACGAGGTCACCATCGGGATGGCCAAGGACCGCATGGAGCAGCCGGACGCCGTCAACGGCTTCCTGCTCGACGGCTTCCCGCGCAACGTCTCGCAGGCCGAGGCGCTCGACGTCGCCCTGCAGGCCGACGACGTGAAGCTGGACGCGGTCCTGGACCTCGAGGTCCCCGAGGACGAGGTGGTCAAGCGCATCGCCGGCCGCCGCATCTGCCGCAACGACTCGGCGCACGTGTTCCACGTCGAGTACAAGCAGCCCAAGACCGAGGGCGTCTGTGACGTCTGCGGTGGCGAGCTGTACCAGCGTGACGACGACCAGGAAGAGACCGTGCGCAAGCGGCTCGAGGTCTACCACACGCAGACCGAGCCGATCATCGGCTACTACCAGGCGCAGGGGCTCGTGAAGACGATCTCCGCGCTGGGCAAGGTGGACGAGGTCACGGCGAAGGCCATGGAGGCCCTCGGTCGCTGA
- the secY gene encoding preprotein translocase subunit SecY has translation MLTAFARAFKTPDLRKKLLFTLGIVVIYRLGAHIPIPGVDYSNVQTCMDVANSSTGLFGLVNMFSGGALLQITVFALGIMPYITASIILQLLTVVIPRLEALKKEGQAGTAKITQYTRYLTVALAILQGTGLVATARTGALFQGCPVASQIVPDQSIFITITMVITMTAGTCVMMWLGELITDRGIGNGMSILMFISIAATFPSALWAIKQQGSLADGWIEFGTVILVGLVMVGLVVFVEQAQRRIPVQYAKRMIGRRSYGGTSTYIPLKVNQAGVIPVIFASSLLYIPALVAQFAGGDSSWKVWIDDHLTKGNHPIYIVTYFLLIVFFAFFYVAISFNPEEVADNMKKYGGFIPGIRAGRPTAEYLSYVLNRITWPGSLYLGLIALVPTMALVGFGANQNFPFGGTSILIIVGVGLETVKQIESQLQQRNYEGFLR, from the coding sequence GTGCTCACCGCGTTCGCCCGGGCGTTCAAGACGCCCGACCTGCGCAAGAAGCTGCTCTTCACGCTGGGCATCGTCGTGATCTACCGGCTCGGGGCGCACATCCCCATCCCCGGTGTGGATTACTCGAACGTCCAGACGTGTATGGACGTGGCCAATTCCAGCACCGGCCTGTTCGGTCTGGTCAACATGTTCAGCGGTGGCGCTCTGCTGCAGATCACGGTCTTCGCGCTGGGCATCATGCCGTACATCACCGCGAGCATCATTCTGCAGCTGCTCACCGTGGTGATCCCGCGCCTGGAAGCCCTCAAGAAGGAGGGCCAGGCGGGTACGGCGAAGATCACCCAGTACACCCGTTATCTGACGGTGGCGCTCGCCATCCTCCAGGGCACCGGCCTCGTCGCCACGGCCCGCACCGGCGCGCTCTTCCAGGGCTGCCCCGTCGCCAGCCAGATCGTGCCCGACCAGTCGATCTTCATCACCATCACGATGGTCATCACGATGACCGCCGGCACCTGCGTGATGATGTGGCTCGGCGAGCTCATCACCGACCGCGGCATCGGCAACGGCATGTCGATCCTGATGTTCATCTCGATCGCCGCCACCTTCCCGTCCGCGCTGTGGGCCATCAAGCAGCAGGGCTCCCTGGCCGACGGCTGGATCGAGTTCGGCACCGTCATCCTCGTCGGCCTCGTCATGGTCGGCCTGGTGGTCTTCGTCGAGCAGGCCCAGCGCCGCATTCCGGTGCAGTACGCGAAGCGCATGATCGGCCGCCGTTCCTACGGCGGTACGTCCACTTACATCCCGTTGAAGGTGAACCAGGCGGGTGTGATCCCTGTCATCTTCGCGTCGTCGCTGCTCTACATTCCGGCGCTCGTCGCGCAGTTCGCGGGCGGTGACTCGTCGTGGAAGGTGTGGATCGACGACCACCTGACCAAGGGAAATCACCCGATCTACATCGTTACGTACTTCCTGTTGATCGTGTTCTTCGCCTTCTTCTACGTGGCGATCTCGTTCAACCCCGAGGAAGTCGCGGACAACATGAAGAAGTATGGTGGCTTCATCCCGGGCATCCGGGCTGGCCGACCGACCGCTGAGTATCTCTCGTACGTGCTCAACCGGATCACCTGGCCGGGCTCGCTGTACTTGGGTCTGATCGCTCTTGTACCGACGATGGCGTTGGTTGGTTTCGGGGCAAACCAGAACTTCCCGTTCGGCGGCACCAGCATCCTGATCATCGTGGGTGTTGGTCTGGAAACGGTGAAGCAGATCGAGAGCCAGCTCCAGCAGCGCAATTACGAAGGGTTCCTCCGCTGA
- the rplO gene encoding 50S ribosomal protein L15, whose product MAENNPLKIHNLRPAPGAKTAKTRVGRGEASKGKTAGRGTKGTKARYQVPERFEGGQMPLHMRLPKLKGFKNPFKVEFQVVNLDKLASLYPEGGEVTVEGLVEKGAVRKNSLVKVLGQGEITVALQVTVDAVSGSAKEKITAAGGTVTELV is encoded by the coding sequence ATGGCGGAGAACAACCCGCTGAAGATCCACAACCTCCGTCCGGCCCCCGGCGCCAAGACCGCCAAGACCCGTGTCGGTCGTGGTGAGGCGTCGAAGGGTAAGACGGCCGGTCGTGGTACCAAGGGCACGAAGGCCCGTTACCAGGTTCCGGAGCGCTTCGAGGGTGGCCAGATGCCCCTCCACATGCGTCTCCCGAAGCTGAAGGGCTTCAAGAACCCCTTCAAGGTCGAGTTCCAGGTCGTGAACCTGGACAAGCTCGCCTCGCTGTACCCCGAGGGTGGCGAAGTCACCGTCGAGGGTCTGGTGGAGAAGGGTGCTGTCCGCAAGAACAGCCTCGTCAAGGTCCTCGGCCAGGGCGAGATCACCGTGGCGCTGCAGGTGACGGTCGACGCCGTCTCCGGCTCCGCCAAGGAGAAGATCACCGCCGCCGGCGGTACGGTCACCGAGCTCGTCTGA
- the rpmD gene encoding 50S ribosomal protein L30, with translation MAQLKITQVKSYIGSKQNHRDTLRSLGLKGINTQVVKEDRPEFRGMVHTVRHLVTVEEV, from the coding sequence ATGGCGCAGCTCAAGATCACGCAGGTGAAGTCGTACATCGGCAGCAAGCAGAACCACCGTGACACCCTGCGCTCCCTTGGTCTCAAGGGCATCAACACGCAGGTCGTCAAGGAGGACCGCCCCGAGTTCCGCGGCATGGTGCACACCGTCCGCCACCTCGTGACGGTTGAGGAGGTCTGA
- the rpsE gene encoding 30S ribosomal protein S5: MAGPQRRGGGAGGGERRDRKGRDGGAAAAEKTAYVERVVAINRVAKVVKGGRRFSFTALVVVGDGDGTVGVGYGKAKEVPAAIAKGVEEAKKHFFKVPRIQGTIPHPIQGEKAAGVVLLKPASPGTGVIAGGPVRAVLECAGVHDILSKSLGSDNAINIVHATVAALKGLQRPEEIAARRGLPLEDVAPAALLRARAGAGA, encoded by the coding sequence ATGGCTGGACCCCAGCGCCGCGGTGGCGGTGCCGGTGGCGGCGAGCGGCGGGACCGGAAGGGTCGCGACGGTGGCGCTGCTGCCGCCGAGAAGACCGCGTACGTTGAGCGCGTTGTCGCGATCAACCGCGTCGCCAAGGTTGTGAAGGGTGGTCGTCGCTTCAGCTTCACTGCGCTCGTCGTAGTGGGCGACGGTGACGGCACCGTGGGTGTCGGTTACGGCAAGGCCAAGGAGGTGCCGGCCGCCATCGCCAAGGGTGTTGAGGAGGCCAAGAAGCACTTCTTCAAGGTCCCCCGTATCCAGGGCACCATCCCCCACCCGATCCAGGGTGAGAAGGCTGCCGGCGTCGTGCTGCTCAAGCCCGCGTCCCCGGGTACCGGTGTTATCGCCGGTGGTCCGGTGCGCGCCGTGCTCGAGTGCGCCGGCGTTCACGACATCCTGTCGAAGTCGCTCGGCTCCGACAACGCGATCAACATCGTGCACGCGACCGTGGCGGCCCTCAAGGGCCTGCAGCGTCCCGAGGAGATCGCGGCTCGCCGTGGTCTGCCGCTCGAGGACGTCGCCCCCGCGGCTCTTCTCCGTGCGCGTGCCGGGGCTGGTGCGTAA
- the rplR gene encoding 50S ribosomal protein L18 → MAYGQKIAKGDAYKRAAIKRRHIRIRKHISGTAERPRLVVTRSNRNIVAQVIDDVKGHTLASASTLDASIRGGEGDKSAQAKSVGALVAERAKAAGVEAVVFDRGGNQYAGRIAALADAAREAGLKF, encoded by the coding sequence ATGGCATACGGTCAGAAGATTGCTAAGGGCGACGCTTACAAGCGTGCTGCCATCAAGCGTCGCCACATCCGTATCCGTAAGCACATCTCGGGTACGGCTGAGCGTCCGCGTCTGGTCGTGACGCGCTCGAACCGCAACATCGTCGCGCAGGTCATCGACGACGTGAAGGGTCACACCCTCGCGTCGGCCTCGACCCTGGACGCTTCGATCCGTGGCGGCGAGGGCGACAAGTCCGCGCAGGCCAAGTCCGTCGGTGCCCTGGTCGCTGAGCGCGCCAAGGCCGCCGGTGTCGAGGCCGTCGTGTTCGACCGTGGTGGTAACCAGTACGCCGGGCGCATCGCCGCCCTGGCGGACGCCGCCCGCGAAGCCGGCCTGAAGTTCTGA
- the rplF gene encoding 50S ribosomal protein L6, whose amino-acid sequence MSRIGKLPITVPAGVDVTIDGQTVTVKGSKGTLTHTVVAPIEIAKGEDGVLNVTRPNDERQNKALHGLSRTLVANMITGVTQGYVKKLEISGVGYRVLAKGSNLEFSLGYSHTILIEAPEGISFKVESPTKFSVEGIDKQKVGEVAANIRKLRKPDPYKAKGVKYEGEVIRRKVGKAGK is encoded by the coding sequence ATGTCGCGTATTGGCAAGCTCCCCATCACGGTTCCCGCCGGCGTGGACGTCACCATCGACGGCCAGACGGTCACGGTCAAGGGCTCCAAGGGCACCCTGACCCACACCGTCGTGGCGCCGATCGAGATCGCCAAGGGTGAGGACGGCGTTCTGAACGTCACCCGCCCGAACGACGAGCGTCAGAACAAGGCCCTGCACGGCCTGTCCCGCACGCTGGTGGCGAACATGATCACCGGCGTGACCCAGGGTTACGTGAAGAAGCTCGAGATCAGCGGTGTCGGTTACCGCGTCCTGGCGAAGGGCTCCAACCTGGAGTTCTCGCTCGGCTACAGCCACACGATCCTGATCGAGGCGCCCGAGGGCATCTCCTTCAAGGTCGAGTCGCCGACCAAGTTCTCGGTCGAGGGCATCGACAAGCAGAAGGTCGGCGAGGTTGCGGCCAACATCCGCAAGCTGCGCAAGCCCGACCCGTACAAGGCCAAGGGCGTCAAGTACGAAGGCGAAGTCATCCGCCGCAAGGTCGGAAAGGCGGGTAAGTAA
- the rpsH gene encoding 30S ribosomal protein S8 has protein sequence MTMTDPIADMLTRLRNANSAYHDTVAMPHSKIKSHIAEILQQEGFITGWKVEDAEVGKNLVLELKFGPNRERSIAGIKRISKPGLRVYAKSTNLPKVLGGLGVAIISTSHGLLTGQQAQKKGVGGEVLAYVW, from the coding sequence TGACTGATCCGATCGCAGACATGCTGACGCGTCTGCGTAACGCGAACTCGGCGTACCACGACACCGTGGCTATGCCGCACAGCAAGATCAAGTCGCACATCGCCGAGATCCTCCAGCAGGAGGGTTTCATCACCGGCTGGAAGGTCGAGGACGCCGAGGTCGGCAAGAACCTCGTCCTCGAGCTGAAGTTCGGCCCGAACCGTGAGCGTTCGATCGCCGGCATCAAGCGCATCTCCAAGCCGGGTCTGCGCGTTTACGCGAAGTCCACCAACCTGCCGAAGGTCCTCGGCGGCCTTGGCGTGGCGATCATCTCCACGTCGCACGGTCTCCTGACCGGCCAGCAGGCGCAGAAGAAGGGCGTGGGTGGGGAAGTCCTCGCCTACGTCTGGTAG